From Actinomycetota bacterium, the proteins below share one genomic window:
- a CDS encoding 3-phosphoshikimate 1-carboxyvinyltransferase, with protein sequence PAHRVDPFELDVPGDPSSAAFALAAGVLCGAAAVTDVCLNPGRTGFYEMLARMGAEMDTLVGPPQAGEPVGTVSVRRSELSGITVTSQDVPSAVDELTLLAVLATQAQGTTEVTGAQELRVKESDRIAAIAAGLRRMGATVQERPDGFVVSGPVQLSGAVVDSWEDHRIAMALAVAGLVANGETVIEGFEAASVSWPGFEEVLRTMGADVEVR encoded by the coding sequence CCCGCGCACCGCGTGGACCCCTTCGAGCTCGACGTCCCCGGCGATCCGTCCTCGGCCGCGTTCGCCCTCGCGGCCGGCGTGCTGTGCGGCGCGGCGGCCGTCACCGACGTCTGCCTCAACCCCGGACGGACCGGCTTCTACGAGATGCTCGCTCGGATGGGAGCCGAGATGGACACGCTCGTCGGGCCGCCGCAGGCGGGGGAGCCGGTGGGGACGGTCAGCGTCCGGCGGTCGGAGCTGTCGGGCATCACGGTGACGTCCCAGGACGTCCCCTCCGCCGTGGACGAGCTCACGCTGCTCGCGGTCCTCGCCACCCAGGCCCAGGGCACCACCGAGGTGACCGGGGCTCAGGAGCTGCGGGTGAAGGAGTCGGACCGCATCGCGGCCATCGCCGCCGGGCTCCGCCGCATGGGGGCGACGGTGCAGGAGCGTCCAGACGGGTTCGTCGTGAGCGGGCCGGTACAGCTGTCCGGGGCCGTGGTGGACTCCTGGGAGGACCATCGGATAGCGATGGCTCTGGCCGTCGCCGGTCTCGTGGCAAACGGTGAGACGGTGATAGAGGGTTTCGAAGCCGCCTCGGTGTCCTGGCCCGGGTTCGAGGAGGTCCTGCGCACCATGGGAGCCGACGTGGAGGTGCGATGA